Proteins from a single region of Harmonia axyridis chromosome 4, icHarAxyr1.1, whole genome shotgun sequence:
- the LOC123678098 gene encoding three prime repair exonuclease 2-like encodes MSVEREPIYNFAFLDLETTGLPHLENYTTKITELSISIVQSEHLSSGHFPRVVNKITLCLNPCKSITLTAAELSGLSKHLLKHQSSFSSNVVETIEKFLNLHKKPICLVAHNGGSFDYPILRAEINNVEGKFLEEILCIDSLKCFKDLHNNSSHPTKVGANIEEEVNSPAPKKVKTERTSFKLQKIYERLFSMEPENSHQAEGDVKCLIHCASKYGDDFIRWANNNAKLFNDISPMGSRT; translated from the exons ATGTCCGTAGAACGTGAACCTATCTACAATTTTGCTTTCCTTGACCTAGAAACAACTGGACTCCCTCATTTGGAAAATTACACCACAAAAATCACCGAATTAAGTATTTCCATTGTGCAAAGCGAGCATCTTTCTTCTGGACATTTTCCTAGAGTAGTCAACAAAATTACTCTGTGCTTAAACCCATGTAAATCCATCACACTAACTGCAGCTGAATTGTCTG GTTTATCCAAACATTTATTGAAACACCAATCctcattttcttcaaatgttGTCGAAACCATcgaaaaatttctcaatttgcATAAGAAACCCATTTGCCTGGTGGCTCACAATGGTGGTTCATTTGATTATCCTATATTGAGAGCTGAAATAAATAATGTTGAAGGAAAATTTTTGGAAGAGATCCTGTGCATAGATTCTCTTAAATGCTTCAAAGATTTGCATAATAATTCCTCACACCCAACTAAAGTAGGAGCAAATATCGAAGAAGAAGTAAATAGTCCTGCTCCTAAAAAAGTGAAAACTGAGag gACAAGTTTCAAATTACAGAAGATTTATGAACGATTGTTTTCAATGGAACCCGAAAATTCTCACCAAGCTGAAGGGGATGTTAAGTGCTTGATACACTGTGCATCAAAATATGGTGATGACTTTATAAGATGGGCTAATAATAATgccaaattattcaatgatatttcTCCTATGGGATCTCGTACATAA